A genomic window from Triticum urartu cultivar G1812 chromosome 7, Tu2.1, whole genome shotgun sequence includes:
- the LOC125523073 gene encoding uncharacterized protein LOC125523073 codes for MQLLEVRSNAWMRLLEEQRWWTGSWQQRLQRAAAAVCGGAAAADGRSACHRSGYGGSHEQGSTTFGPSKPTTTASLPASTSFSCCGVIAIQELGRMVFTEKKNLLKGWMCVVRGHELVPGIQKGAHAMELREHGEPCVPPGAMLLILFPVRIGRPMGFLSHFLDLG; via the exons ATGCAACTGCTCGAGGTGAGAAGCAACGCCTGGATGCGGCTGCTGGAGGAGCAGCGGTGGTGGACGGGCTCATGGCAGCAACGACTGCAGAGAGCTGCGGCGGCCGTCTGTGGAGGAGCAGCAGCGGCCGACGGCAGATCGGCGTGTCACAGGAGCGGATACGGCGGCAGTCATGAGCAGGGCAGCACGACGTTCGGGCCCTCCAAGCCCACAACCACTGCATCTTTGCCCGCGTCTACAAG CTTTTCCTGTTGTGGTGTTATTGCAATCCAGGAACTTGGTCGTATGGTGTTCACTGAAAAGAAGAATCTGCTAAAAG GTTGGATGTGCGTTGTACGTGGACATGAACTTGTTCCTGGGATTCAGAAGGGAGCACATGCCATGGAACTTCGAGAACACGGAGAACCATGTGTACCTCCAGGTGCGATGTTGCTAATTTTGTTCCCTGTTAGAATTGGCCGCCCTATGGGATTCCTATCACATTTTCTTGATCTGGGATGA